Proteins encoded within one genomic window of Prauserella marina:
- a CDS encoding urea carboxylase-associated family protein, whose product MGPRPAYQASEGSALAVDRGFYDRLAESEDRRENVERFVVPIRSGRAWEVEAGQICRISTPEGAQVGDFNVWNRHNPRERLWAARTRQLQAAHVTRHDRLWSTLPYLRPLLTIVNDTLESYGVDSDGGRVHDLLGTRCDPYVNRMLTGEDADVHCHSNLVRAVLPYGLTEFDVHDVLNIFQCTGLTEDDRYFMQPSPAKPGDFFEFFAEQDLLCALSTCPGGDLSIPLWGPDARDPIEVCRPLAVEVFQPDADLTADWKPPAVAAYGGLHGLVKS is encoded by the coding sequence ATGGGACCGCGTCCCGCTTACCAGGCTTCAGAGGGAAGTGCGCTCGCCGTCGATCGCGGCTTCTACGACCGGCTGGCGGAAAGCGAAGACCGGAGGGAGAACGTCGAACGGTTCGTGGTGCCCATCCGGTCCGGCAGGGCGTGGGAGGTCGAGGCGGGCCAGATTTGCCGGATCAGTACTCCCGAGGGAGCGCAGGTCGGCGACTTCAACGTCTGGAACCGGCACAATCCGCGCGAACGACTGTGGGCGGCGAGGACGCGGCAGCTACAGGCCGCGCACGTGACTCGCCACGACCGGCTGTGGTCGACCTTGCCCTACCTGCGTCCGTTGCTGACCATCGTCAACGACACGCTGGAGTCCTACGGGGTCGATTCCGACGGAGGCAGGGTGCACGACCTGCTCGGAACCCGTTGCGATCCCTACGTCAACCGGATGCTCACCGGTGAGGACGCCGACGTGCACTGCCATTCGAACCTGGTGCGCGCCGTGCTGCCCTACGGGCTGACCGAGTTCGACGTCCACGACGTGCTCAACATCTTCCAGTGCACCGGGCTGACCGAGGACGATCGCTACTTCATGCAACCGTCTCCGGCGAAACCGGGTGACTTCTTCGAGTTCTTCGCCGAGCAGGACCTGCTGTGTGCCCTGTCGACCTGTCCGGGAGGCGACCTCTCCATCCCGTTGTGGGGTCCGGATGCCCGCGATCCCATCGAGGTCTGCCGTCCGCTGGCCGTCGAGGTGTTCCAACCGGACGCGGACCTCACGGCCGACTGGAAACCGCCGGCGGTCGCGGCCTACGGCGGTCTGCACGGGCTCGTGAAGTCCTAG
- a CDS encoding type 1 glutamine amidotransferase produces MGDESTIRLGLVLPDVLGTYSDSGNATVLAKRLEWRGISAKIVPIPFSGDVPSSLDIYLIGGGEDDAQSLAAARLRANPGVQKAAEQGAVVLAVCAGFQVLGTSFTTSDGVEHAGLGLLDVSTVPGRRRAVGEVVVKVDDGYGGEPLSGFENHLGSTTVGSTGAPLGKVTRGIGNGDGSEGAVSGHVLATYLHGPVLARNPALADLLLEWAMGSRLPALNVDEVTELRRQRLAGNRFGRRRGA; encoded by the coding sequence ATGGGTGACGAATCAACCATCCGGCTCGGTCTCGTACTGCCCGACGTCCTCGGCACCTACAGCGACTCGGGAAACGCGACCGTGCTGGCGAAAAGGCTGGAATGGCGCGGGATTTCCGCCAAGATCGTGCCGATCCCATTCTCGGGAGACGTGCCCTCTTCGCTCGACATCTACCTCATCGGTGGTGGCGAGGACGACGCGCAATCGCTTGCCGCTGCCCGGTTGCGCGCGAACCCCGGTGTGCAGAAGGCCGCGGAACAAGGAGCCGTCGTACTCGCCGTGTGCGCGGGCTTCCAGGTGCTCGGCACCTCGTTCACGACATCCGACGGCGTCGAGCACGCCGGACTGGGGCTGCTCGACGTCTCGACGGTCCCCGGAAGGCGCCGCGCCGTCGGTGAGGTCGTCGTCAAGGTCGACGACGGCTACGGCGGCGAGCCGCTCAGCGGGTTCGAGAACCATCTCGGTTCGACCACCGTCGGCTCGACCGGCGCACCGCTCGGCAAGGTGACACGGGGCATCGGCAACGGCGACGGCAGCGAGGGCGCCGTGTCCGGACACGTGCTCGCCACGTACCTGCACGGGCCGGTGCTCGCGCGCAACCCCGCGCTCGCGGACCTGCTGCTCGAATGGGCCATGGGCTCGCGGCTTCCCGCGCTGAACGTGGACGAGGTCACCGAACTGCGAAGGCAACGCCTCGCCGGCAACCGATTCGGCAGGCGCCGCGGCGCCTGA
- a CDS encoding class I SAM-dependent methyltransferase: MTDSEQGQGAFNAATGRTLESDHGKPRYLNYQRELIRAHCGRTVLEVGAGLGEFADGFTGFERYVVTDVDPEAVRQMKARFADREEIEVQQFDIDGQTTLEEPVESLVAINVLEHIEDDVEALRCLAASVTPGGDIILFVPGYQQLYGEFDRKVGHYRRYTPATVRAAAEKAGLTVEVARPVNFLGAFAWWAAVRKGGAGAPNRKLVAIYDRFVVPVTRAIEKVVKVPFGQSVLCVARKPR; encoded by the coding sequence GTGACCGACAGCGAGCAGGGCCAGGGTGCGTTCAACGCGGCCACCGGCCGCACATTGGAAAGTGATCACGGCAAGCCCCGATACCTGAACTATCAGCGCGAACTCATCCGCGCGCACTGCGGGCGCACGGTACTTGAGGTCGGCGCGGGACTCGGCGAGTTCGCCGACGGTTTCACCGGTTTCGAAAGGTACGTCGTCACCGACGTCGATCCCGAAGCGGTCAGGCAGATGAAGGCCCGCTTCGCCGACCGCGAGGAAATCGAGGTACAGCAGTTCGACATCGACGGGCAGACGACGCTTGAGGAACCCGTCGAGAGCCTGGTCGCGATCAACGTCCTGGAACACATCGAGGACGACGTCGAAGCGCTGCGCTGCCTCGCCGCATCGGTCACCCCCGGTGGGGACATCATCCTGTTCGTGCCGGGATACCAGCAGCTTTACGGCGAGTTCGATCGCAAGGTCGGGCACTATCGCAGGTACACCCCCGCCACCGTGCGGGCCGCGGCCGAGAAGGCAGGGCTCACGGTGGAGGTTGCCCGGCCGGTCAACTTCCTCGGTGCCTTCGCGTGGTGGGCCGCCGTGCGCAAGGGCGGAGCAGGCGCGCCCAACCGCAAGCTCGTCGCGATCTACGACCGCTTCGTCGTCCCGGTGACGAGGGCCATCGAAAAGGTCGTCAAGGTTCCGTTCGGGCAGTCTGTTCTCTGCGTGGCCCGCAAGCCGCGATAA
- a CDS encoding MurT ligase domain-containing protein: MANHRIARRNTVSVPGVAVPAPRALPLRTRAALAAGKLAAGASRRTGRGTGAVIGGRTALKLDPGALARLGQDRTVLLVTGTNGKTTTSLMLTRILSVLGSVAANSTGANMPDGLLAALTERPDAPYAVLEVDENYVPWVADRVRPAGIVLLNLSRDQLDRVGEVRSTERDLRAAVARLTDTFVVANCDDALVTSAAIEAADPLWVAAGTTWRDDSTACARCGQAVQRDEESWGCVCGLARPRPAWALRGQTLVTPEGTELPLDLQLPGRANAANAAIAVAAAARLGVQPELATAQLRAITDVAGRYRQADVAGHQVRLLLAKNPAGWGETLPLVEGARSVVIAVNSREADGRDMSWLWDVPFERLRGHTVVASGERATDLAVRLCYGDVPHRVEPDPLKAVAELEPGPVDLIANYTAFRTLTVRLNHG, from the coding sequence ATGGCGAACCACCGCATCGCACGCCGCAATACCGTCAGCGTGCCCGGGGTCGCCGTGCCGGCGCCCCGGGCACTGCCGTTACGCACTCGCGCCGCGCTCGCCGCCGGCAAGCTCGCCGCCGGAGCCTCCCGTCGTACCGGGCGCGGTACCGGCGCCGTCATCGGCGGCCGTACCGCACTCAAACTCGATCCGGGCGCCCTGGCGAGACTCGGGCAGGACCGCACGGTCCTGCTGGTCACCGGAACCAACGGCAAGACGACCACCTCGCTGATGCTCACCCGCATCCTGTCCGTGCTCGGCTCCGTCGCCGCCAACTCGACCGGCGCCAACATGCCCGACGGCCTGCTCGCCGCCCTCACCGAACGCCCCGACGCTCCGTATGCCGTTCTCGAAGTCGACGAGAACTACGTTCCTTGGGTCGCCGACCGGGTCAGGCCGGCCGGCATCGTGCTGCTCAACCTCAGCCGCGATCAGCTCGACCGCGTCGGCGAGGTCAGGTCGACCGAACGCGATCTGCGGGCCGCCGTCGCGCGGCTCACCGACACCTTCGTCGTGGCCAACTGCGACGACGCGCTGGTCACCTCGGCCGCCATCGAAGCAGCCGACCCGCTGTGGGTCGCAGCGGGCACCACCTGGCGGGACGACTCGACGGCGTGCGCGCGCTGCGGCCAAGCCGTGCAGCGGGACGAGGAGAGCTGGGGCTGCGTCTGCGGGCTGGCTCGCCCGCGTCCCGCGTGGGCGCTGCGGGGACAGACGCTGGTCACGCCGGAGGGAACCGAACTGCCCCTCGACCTCCAGTTGCCGGGAAGGGCCAACGCCGCGAACGCCGCCATCGCCGTCGCGGCCGCCGCCCGGCTCGGCGTGCAACCCGAACTCGCGACCGCGCAGCTCAGGGCGATCACCGACGTCGCGGGCAGGTACCGGCAGGCCGACGTCGCCGGACATCAGGTGCGCCTGCTGCTCGCGAAGAACCCCGCGGGGTGGGGGGAGACACTGCCGCTCGTCGAGGGCGCCCGTTCGGTGGTCATCGCCGTCAACAGCAGGGAAGCCGACGGTCGCGACATGTCCTGGCTGTGGGATGTGCCGTTCGAACGGCTGCGGGGGCACACCGTCGTCGCCTCAGGGGAAAGGGCGACCGATCTCGCCGTGCGGCTGTGCTACGGCGACGTTCCGCACCGGGTGGAACCCGACCCGCTCAAGGCCGTCGCCGAACTCGAACCAGGACCGGTCGACCTCATCGCCAACTACACCGCGTTCCGCACCTTGACCGTGAGGCTCAACCATGGGTGA
- a CDS encoding GntR family transcriptional regulator, which produces MTTSLERASRRGSATDNAYQHIKHLILVNELAPGAELREAALTESTGFGRSPVREALRRLVQEGFVEVRPRQGYRVSFVTIDGVRDLFELRLLLEPAAVELAALRAPYDELTELGTLARTTYSPGQAGGYETFLKAGRDFHVRIAKATGNERLASTLEVLLDEMQRLFFLSLGDPASASDMTREHRALYDALLARDVPRARQVVVDQIEAGRDRVLDRLAAAGRPEAPRPSGSGD; this is translated from the coding sequence ATGACCACGTCACTGGAGCGCGCCTCGCGGCGCGGCAGTGCGACCGACAACGCCTATCAGCACATCAAGCACCTCATCCTCGTCAACGAACTGGCGCCTGGCGCCGAACTGAGGGAGGCCGCGCTCACCGAATCGACGGGGTTCGGCCGCTCGCCCGTCCGCGAGGCGCTGCGCAGGCTCGTGCAGGAGGGTTTCGTCGAGGTGCGGCCAAGGCAGGGCTACCGGGTTTCCTTCGTCACGATCGACGGGGTCAGGGACCTGTTCGAACTGCGGCTGCTGCTCGAACCCGCCGCGGTGGAACTGGCCGCGCTGCGCGCGCCGTACGACGAGCTGACCGAACTCGGGACGCTGGCGCGGACGACCTACAGCCCCGGCCAGGCCGGAGGCTACGAGACGTTCCTCAAGGCCGGCAGGGATTTCCACGTCCGTATCGCGAAGGCCACGGGAAACGAACGGCTGGCAAGCACACTCGAAGTACTACTCGACGAGATGCAGCGGTTGTTCTTCCTCAGCCTCGGCGATCCGGCCAGCGCCTCGGACATGACCCGCGAGCACAGGGCCCTCTACGACGCGTTGCTGGCAAGAGACGTGCCAAGGGCCCGCCAGGTCGTCGTCGACCAGATCGAGGCAGGCAGGGACAGGGTGCTGGACCGGCTGGCGGCGGCGGGGCGGCCCGAAGCTCCACGCCCATCCGGATCCGGGGATTGA
- a CDS encoding DNA polymerase IV gives MSITDWILHVDLDQFIAAVEVARHPELRGKPVIVGGKGDPSQRAVVATASYEARESGVHSGMPLRTAAKRCPDAVFLASDPPAYEAVSERVMATLREFDAVVEVMGWDEAFLGVTTDDPEAFAEDVQRVVAEETGLSCSVGIGDNKMRAKVATGFGKPAGRYRLTRQNWMSVMAERGPDALWGIGSKTTHKLADMGITTVAALAAADPNELAARFGPTMGPYFRALAHGAGDREVTATPYVPRSRSRETTFQRNIADPAEIAGQIAALAGRVAEDVVAEGRPAVRVGVKVRFAPFVTQTKSITLEGPTSEAVVIERAALSVLERFELDRPVRLLGVKAEFDPS, from the coding sequence GTGTCCATAACGGACTGGATCCTGCATGTCGACCTCGACCAGTTCATCGCGGCCGTCGAGGTCGCGAGGCACCCCGAACTGAGGGGAAAACCGGTGATCGTCGGCGGCAAAGGCGACCCGAGCCAGCGTGCCGTCGTCGCCACGGCTTCCTACGAGGCGCGCGAAAGCGGAGTCCACTCGGGTATGCCCCTGCGCACGGCAGCCAAACGCTGTCCTGATGCCGTCTTCCTCGCCTCCGATCCGCCCGCGTACGAAGCCGTGTCCGAGCGGGTCATGGCAACCCTGCGTGAGTTCGACGCCGTCGTCGAGGTGATGGGCTGGGACGAGGCTTTTCTGGGCGTGACCACCGACGATCCGGAAGCGTTCGCCGAGGACGTCCAGCGGGTCGTCGCCGAGGAGACGGGCCTGTCCTGTTCGGTGGGGATCGGCGACAACAAGATGCGGGCCAAGGTCGCGACGGGATTCGGGAAACCGGCAGGCCGTTACCGGCTCACCAGGCAGAACTGGATGTCGGTGATGGCCGAGCGCGGGCCCGACGCGCTGTGGGGCATCGGAAGCAAGACCACCCACAAGCTGGCGGACATGGGGATTACCACCGTCGCCGCGCTCGCCGCGGCCGATCCGAACGAGCTCGCCGCGCGGTTCGGGCCGACGATGGGGCCCTACTTCCGCGCGCTCGCGCACGGCGCGGGTGACAGGGAGGTCACGGCCACTCCTTACGTTCCGCGCTCGCGAAGCAGGGAGACGACCTTCCAGCGCAACATCGCCGACCCCGCCGAGATCGCCGGACAGATCGCCGCGCTGGCAGGCAGGGTCGCCGAAGACGTCGTCGCGGAGGGGCGGCCCGCGGTCAGGGTCGGCGTCAAGGTGCGGTTCGCGCCGTTCGTGACCCAGACGAAGAGCATTACGCTGGAGGGGCCGACGAGCGAGGCGGTGGTGATCGAACGAGCCGCGCTGAGCGTCCTGGAACGCTTCGAACTCGATCGTCCGGTGCGGTTGCTGGGTGTCAAAGCGGAGTTCGACCCGAGCTGA
- a CDS encoding alpha/beta fold hydrolase — translation MRKPEAGRERQSVLVLVHSPLVGPSAWEPTAAILRESGHPVVVASLATGTDGPGPSCPRLAGLVATAVAESGVAGPVVLVGHSGAGPLLPAIAEGLPLPVAAIVFVDAQLPHPGRSWLAAAPAEIADQLRDLAVGGMLPPWNQWFPPEAIAALLPEPEQRERFIAELPRLPLSYFEETARVTSGPDVPCAYVRLSAAYDRQATICADRGDPVVRADSDHLAPYTDPGTVSAALREAVSLLGLG, via the coding sequence ATGCGGAAACCGGAAGCGGGGCGAGAACGGCAATCGGTCTTGGTTCTCGTGCACAGTCCCCTGGTCGGCCCCTCGGCGTGGGAGCCGACCGCGGCGATCTTGCGGGAGAGCGGACATCCCGTCGTCGTCGCTTCGCTTGCGACCGGAACGGATGGCCCTGGCCCCAGTTGTCCGCGCCTCGCGGGGCTTGTCGCCACCGCCGTCGCGGAATCCGGTGTCGCCGGGCCGGTTGTGCTCGTGGGACACAGCGGAGCGGGGCCGCTCCTGCCCGCGATCGCCGAGGGCCTTCCACTGCCCGTCGCCGCGATCGTGTTCGTCGATGCTCAACTCCCGCATCCCGGCCGGTCCTGGCTCGCGGCGGCACCGGCGGAGATCGCTGATCAGCTTCGCGACCTGGCCGTCGGCGGGATGCTTCCTCCGTGGAATCAATGGTTTCCGCCGGAAGCCATCGCCGCGCTGCTGCCGGAACCCGAGCAGCGCGAGCGGTTCATCGCCGAACTGCCGAGGTTGCCGCTGTCGTACTTCGAGGAAACCGCGCGGGTGACCAGTGGCCCGGACGTGCCGTGCGCCTACGTGCGGCTGAGCGCGGCCTACGACCGGCAGGCCACCATATGCGCTGACCGTGGCGACCCCGTCGTGCGCGCCGACTCCGATCACCTCGCCCCTTACACCGATCCCGGGACGGTCTCGGCCGCGCTCCGCGAAGCCGTGTCACTGCTCGGGCTCGGCTGA
- a CDS encoding sugar porter family MFS transporter — protein MNVPNVPVTGERSERRPLGRVVFIAGAAAVGGFLFGYDSSNINGAVLGIEHHFDVGGGATGLTVSSALIGSAAGAWFGGLLSDRIGRIRSMQLAAVLFLVSAIGAMFAFSVWDLGGWRAVGGVAIGIASVLGPAYIAEVAPPEYRGRLGSMQQLAIVLGIGVSALVNWCIKALAPLGPDGSHNLNGSLGGLEAWQWMLGAAAVPAVIYFVLASIIPESPHYLVSVGRREQARDVLISVEGGDEAEADAKIDGILRSQKTEARPKVRDLAGGRFGLLPIVWAGIGLAAFQQLVGINVIFYYSDTLWHSVGQNTDSLLISMVSPVINLAGTFVAIMFIDRLGRKPLLLTGSIGMVLGLGVAAVAFGNAVSVGGAITLPGVWGPVALVFANLFVLSFALSWGVILWVMLGEMFPLRIRGAALAVGTATNWVANWLVTVSFPSMSEWNLSATYWVYAAFAALSIPFVLRFIKETKGTALENVS, from the coding sequence ATGAACGTGCCCAACGTGCCGGTCACCGGCGAACGCTCCGAACGCCGCCCGCTGGGGCGCGTCGTCTTCATCGCGGGCGCGGCGGCGGTCGGTGGCTTCCTTTTCGGCTACGACAGCTCCAACATCAACGGCGCCGTACTCGGCATCGAACACCACTTCGACGTCGGCGGAGGAGCAACGGGGCTCACCGTGTCCAGCGCGCTCATCGGCTCGGCCGCGGGTGCCTGGTTCGGCGGGCTGCTTTCCGACCGCATCGGCAGGATCCGGTCGATGCAGCTCGCCGCCGTGCTGTTCCTGGTCAGCGCCATCGGTGCCATGTTCGCGTTCAGCGTGTGGGACCTCGGCGGCTGGCGCGCGGTCGGCGGCGTCGCGATCGGGATCGCCTCGGTGCTCGGGCCCGCCTACATCGCCGAGGTCGCGCCTCCCGAATACCGCGGGAGGCTCGGCTCGATGCAGCAGCTCGCCATCGTGCTTGGTATCGGTGTCTCCGCGCTCGTCAACTGGTGCATCAAGGCGCTCGCTCCGCTGGGACCGGACGGCAGCCACAACCTCAACGGGTCGCTCGGAGGGCTGGAAGCGTGGCAGTGGATGCTCGGCGCGGCGGCCGTTCCCGCGGTGATCTACTTCGTCCTCGCCTCGATCATCCCGGAGTCGCCGCACTACCTGGTTTCCGTCGGCAGGAGAGAGCAGGCCCGCGACGTCCTGATCTCCGTCGAGGGCGGTGACGAAGCCGAGGCCGACGCCAAGATCGATGGCATTCTGCGCAGCCAGAAGACCGAGGCGAGGCCGAAGGTGCGCGACCTGGCCGGTGGCAGGTTCGGCCTGCTGCCCATCGTGTGGGCAGGAATCGGGCTCGCGGCGTTTCAGCAGCTCGTGGGCATCAACGTGATCTTCTACTACTCGGACACGCTGTGGCATTCGGTCGGCCAGAACACCGACTCGCTGCTGATCTCCATGGTGAGCCCGGTCATCAACCTCGCAGGAACGTTCGTGGCGATCATGTTCATCGACCGGCTCGGCCGCAAGCCGCTGCTGCTGACCGGCTCGATCGGGATGGTGCTCGGGCTGGGGGTCGCGGCGGTGGCTTTCGGCAACGCGGTCAGCGTCGGCGGCGCGATCACCTTGCCCGGCGTGTGGGGTCCGGTCGCGCTCGTGTTCGCCAACCTGTTCGTACTGTCGTTCGCGTTGTCGTGGGGCGTGATCCTGTGGGTCATGCTCGGCGAGATGTTCCCGCTGCGGATCCGCGGTGCGGCACTCGCCGTCGGCACGGCCACCAACTGGGTCGCCAACTGGCTCGTCACCGTCAGCTTCCCCAGCATGTCCGAATGGAACCTTTCGGCAACTTATTGGGTTTATGCCGCTTTCGCGGCGTTGTCGATACCGTTCGTACTGCGGTTCATCAAGGAGACGAAGGGGACGGCGCTGGAGAACGTGAGTTGA
- a CDS encoding MBL fold metallo-hydrolase, with protein sequence MEILPIDTPSLGDRSYLVHDGEVAFAVDPQRDIDRMLALLESEGVRLLHVFETHIHNDYVTGGLALARLTGAAYHVNAADEVSFEREPITDGDVIEVGTTMRVQAMATPGHTFTHLSYVLRSSGHVPAVFTGGSLLYGSTGRPDLLGPAHTGELVHAQYSSARKLATELPDETRVYPTHGFGSFCSATPTSGDESTIGREKRINPALTESEKSYVDSLLAGLDVYPAYYAHMAPANAAGPEAPDLSPPRQADPAELRHRIEAGEWVVDLRNRTAFAAGHVAGTLNFGIDGGLATYLGWLLPWGAPLTLLGESPEQVAHAQRELVRIGVDRLAAAATGDIETLAGGHALRSYPTAGFAELAEVRHHRRVTVLDVRRGQEWDEGHIDGAVHIPLHELLDRIGEVPAGEIWVHCKSGYRAAIAASLLDATGHRVVAVDDEYAAAAPVGL encoded by the coding sequence ATGGAGATTCTGCCCATCGACACGCCATCACTCGGCGACCGCAGTTACCTCGTACACGACGGCGAGGTCGCCTTCGCGGTCGACCCGCAACGCGACATCGACAGGATGCTGGCACTGCTGGAAAGCGAGGGTGTGCGGCTGCTGCACGTCTTCGAGACCCACATTCACAACGACTACGTCACCGGCGGCCTCGCGCTCGCGCGCCTCACTGGCGCGGCCTATCACGTCAACGCGGCCGACGAGGTGTCGTTCGAGCGCGAACCGATCACGGACGGCGACGTCATCGAGGTCGGCACCACCATGCGAGTGCAGGCCATGGCCACGCCGGGTCACACGTTCACCCACCTCTCCTACGTGCTGCGCTCCTCCGGCCACGTACCGGCCGTGTTCACCGGCGGCTCACTGTTGTACGGCTCGACGGGACGTCCCGATCTGCTTGGGCCGGCGCACACCGGCGAACTGGTACACGCGCAGTACTCGTCGGCCCGCAAGCTGGCGACCGAACTGCCCGACGAAACCCGCGTGTATCCGACACACGGGTTCGGCAGCTTCTGCTCCGCCACCCCCACGTCCGGTGACGAATCCACGATCGGCAGGGAAAAGCGGATCAACCCGGCACTCACCGAATCCGAGAAGTCCTATGTGGACTCACTGCTGGCCGGGCTCGACGTGTATCCCGCGTACTACGCGCACATGGCACCGGCCAACGCCGCGGGCCCGGAGGCACCCGATCTCAGCCCGCCACGGCAGGCCGATCCCGCCGAGTTGCGGCACCGGATCGAAGCGGGCGAGTGGGTCGTGGATCTGCGCAACCGCACGGCGTTCGCGGCTGGCCACGTCGCTGGCACGCTGAACTTCGGCATCGACGGCGGGCTCGCCACCTATCTCGGCTGGCTGTTGCCGTGGGGAGCACCGCTGACCCTGCTCGGCGAGTCGCCGGAACAGGTCGCGCACGCACAGCGCGAACTGGTGCGGATCGGCGTCGACCGGCTCGCGGCCGCGGCGACGGGCGACATCGAGACGCTCGCCGGAGGTCACGCGCTCCGCTCCTACCCCACCGCGGGATTCGCGGAACTGGCCGAGGTGCGCCATCACCGCAGGGTCACGGTGCTCGACGTCCGCAGGGGTCAGGAGTGGGACGAGGGGCACATCGACGGTGCCGTGCACATCCCGCTGCATGAACTGCTCGACCGCATCGGCGAGGTACCCGCGGGCGAGATCTGGGTTCACTGCAAGTCGGGTTACCGGGCCGCGATCGCGGCGTCGCTGCTCGACGCCACCGGCCACCGGGTCGTCGCCGTCGACGACGAGTACGCGGCCGCCGCCCCCGTCGGCCTCTAG
- a CDS encoding WhiB family transcriptional regulator, whose product MEKEDWRHEAACRDEDPELFFPVSAMGPGARQSERAKAVCARCPVRSECLEYAIDTGLDYGIFGGTTEVERRDLVRARGKTKGQPHAA is encoded by the coding sequence ATGGAAAAGGAAGACTGGCGACATGAGGCCGCCTGTCGCGACGAGGATCCAGAGCTGTTCTTCCCGGTGTCGGCGATGGGGCCCGGCGCGCGGCAGAGCGAGCGGGCGAAGGCTGTCTGCGCCCGGTGTCCCGTGCGTTCCGAGTGCCTTGAGTACGCGATCGACACGGGACTGGACTACGGGATCTTCGGCGGCACGACAGAGGTGGAGCGCCGCGATCTCGTGCGCGCTCGTGGAAAAACGAAGGGGCAGCCGCACGCGGCGTGA